TCCCATATTTGCACCATGATTGACCCCTGAGACGCAGATGTCAGGCCGCCTTGGGAGAATCTTGGAGAGGGCGATATAGACGCAATCTGTGGGGGTTCCTGTGACAGCGAAACGCTGCTCAGCCCGCTGATGAATTCTCAGGGGATTCCAGAGTGTGATCGCATGAGACACGGCGCTTTGTTCGGAGGCAGGTGCCACGGTCCAGACGTCCCCAAGAGCGGACATCGCTTTTTCCAGCGCCTTAATACCAGGCGCGTCGATGCCATCATCGTTGGTGATCAAGATCAAAGGTCGCATGCATTTGCCTCTTAGAATGCGCCCGATAGGGATCGAACCTATGGCCTCAGGATTAGGAATCCTGCGCTCTATCCAACTGAGCTACGGGCGCCCGCGCGGATTGTTAACAAAGAGTCGTCGCTTCGTCTAGCATCACGTGCCGTCCAACGATATAGATCGGCGTCTTCGGTCGGAGTTCAAATGCGTCGCGTTGTGTTCGTCATCTTGTTCATGGTGGGTTTGGACGTTTCGGCCCAATCCGTGCCGTGCGCGGGCACCGACGTGTTCTCCGAGTCCAGAAAGGCCCGTCGCATCGTATCGGACTACGACGGTTTACGGGCTATTCATCAACGAGACCTCTCGCGATTGGATTTGCTCTGGGAGCGACAAACAGGGCGAGAGAAGCGAGGTTCCGGCTCGGTGGCTGGATTCGTCGCGTGGACCAAGGAGCTTGGATACGAAACGTGCACGACGCGAGGCGCTCAACTCGCTTCGTTGAATCCGTGGACCCTTGGTGCCTTAGGTCACGCTCGCCTTCCTTTCGGTTTGAGTATCGAAGCGGCCAGTGTGGTGGTGTTCGAACGACTTGAGCTTCAGACTGCGGCACAAAACGCTAGTGTAAGAGCGGACGAGAGCATGCTCTCACTTCGCTTAAGTCTGCATGATTGGGCAGATGTTCAAGGTGCATGGATTGAATCCGAGGCGGTACAGAGCTTCCCCGGGCCTGACGGCGAAGAGATTCTCGTGGGGGCTCAAACTCCTGAGAGTGAGACGGGTAGGCTCTTTTTTGCCATGGGGGTCCCCGCTCTAAGCCTCCGAACGTACGTGATCTGGGACCCTTCGGATGTCTCTCCTGCCACAATTTCTCTCGGTGTTCGGGACTTTCCGATCCTTTATAAAGGGCTCGAAGCCACGGCTCTCGTTGAATATCGAGGCGATGAGGAACAGGGTATTCTGCGTTTAGGAGTTGGAAATGTGCTCGACGTTTTTTCGGCTGAGCTCGGAGCAGAGCATCGTTCAGTGAAACTCAGACACGCCGTCTTGCGGGCGGAGCTCGGGAAGTCTTGGGGATGGGAGCCTGAAGATTTGGCAGAGTACGCTCCCGACCAAGAGGCCAGTCCGCGATTCGCGTTTGATGCTGGAGTATGGGGGCAGGCCACTTATTTCAATTCCGAATACATGCAGCTATCCCAAGGCGAGAGCCACCTCTGGGGGTTCCAGGCAGGATTTTGGGCCTCGCCAGATATTACGATATGGGTCAACCGAATAGATTTTTCGTTTGGGCTGAACCAGCCTGAGAGGCTCGAAGATTTGAGTGAGTCAGCCGGTCACTGGAGCATAAACGTGCAATTGTACAGTCGATTTGGACTCTAGCTTTGACATCCTAAAGTCACTTCGATTAACTCCCCGCCGAGACACGTTGTTCGCGAGTAGTCATGAAGAGATTCACCTTCTTTGTTTTTTTGCTATTGTTGTGCTGGAACACGGCATCTGCGCAGTCCGTTTCACACGAGCTCGAAAACACCTCACCGCTCTTTCTAGGGGTCGAAGCAGGAGGAGGAGTAGCGCTAACGATTGGGGCTCGTCTGATTGTCGGTTCTCCATCTGAGACGTGTGGTTGGTGCGAAAGCAATGGCTTTGATCGCGCCGGCCGAAATCTCTTGGTGGTTGAGTCAGCGTCGAAGGAGATTGGCTACATTAGCCATGGCGTCACGGTTGGGCTCGTTCCTGCACTCGGGCTTTTTGGGATCATTTCACCGGCGCTTGACGCGGACCAGGGCGGACATGCCATCGAAAACACTGTGATGATGGTCAATGCGTTTCTCTACACTACAGCGGTAGCTGAACTCGCGAAGGGTCTCGCAGACAGGCAGCGCCCTGGCGTCCATTTTGGAAGGGCTAGCGAAACTCAAGCGGGGGATTTCGTCTCGGAACAAAACCGATCATTCTTTTCTGCAGATACCGCCTGGGCGTTTACCCTCGCGAGCTCGGCCTCGACCATATCGTATCTTAGAGGCTACGAGTGGGCTCCCTACATTACGGCGGGTACATTCTCGCTGGCGACCATCGGGGGCGCCATGCGCATCATGTCTGATATGCACTGGCCGACCGATGTCTTGGTAGGGGCACTCGTTGGAAGCGCAATTGGATTTTTAGGCCCTTTCCTTTTGCACAGCCGTGCCGATGTTGCCGTGGTCCCGAGTGTTTCTGAAGGGACGACGATGATGGAACTCATTTGGCAGACCCCATGAACCGAATTTACCTCGATTGGAACGCAACCGCGCCCATGCTTCCGGAAGTCCAAGTGGCTGTGTTGGAAGCTATGAAGCTTCCGGGCAACGCCTCGAGTATTCATCAGGAAGGGCAGGCGGCTCGGACTATCATCGAGCGCGCTCGACGTGCCGTAGCCAAGGCAGTGAGCTCCGCAGCCCAAGGCGTGTTTTTTACAGGTGGGGCCACGGAGTCAAACAATCAGATCCTCAAGGATTTTGTGCGCCGAAAGCCGGAATGCACGCTTATTTGCTCGTCCGTCGAACACCCTTCCGTCATTGAGGTCGTGTCGGATTTGAGCGGTATGGTGGCGACACGGCAGCTCAAGGTCGATGAAGCAGGCCGAATTGATCTCGATGACTTGCGCGAGATTTCGGGGCCATTTTTGGTCAGTTTGATGTGGGCCAACAATGAGATCGGCAACATCTATCCCATTCGTGAGGTAGCTGACTTTGTGCACGAACGCGGTGGGCTCTTACATGTTGATGGCACGCAGGCGCTTGGCCGCATCCCTATCAACTTCCGTGAGAGTGGTGCCGATTTCATGAGCCTTTCCTTCCATAAAATGGGGGGGCCCAAAGGCGTAGGAGCCGTGGTGGTTCGTGAAGGATTGAAGGTCGAGAATATGGTTTCGGGCGGCCATCAGGAACGCGGAAGAAGGCCCGGAACGGAAAATGTGCCCGTGATTGCCGGCGTCGAAATGGCTATGAATTGCCTGATCGAGAACCTCGGGGTGTGGAATTCTCAGATGGCCGAGCTTCGGGAAAGGCTTTTCCAGGGGCTCGCTGCGACCGGCGCAGTGAGGCGCGGCGATGCCGAGTCATGTCTGCCTAACACCCTGAATGTAGCATGGGATCTGGATGGCGAGGATATGCTTTTGGCGCTCGATTTGGCCGGTGTTGCGGTCTCGAGCGGCTCCGCATGCACTGCCGGGTCTTTGGAGCCCAGTCATGTTATACTCGCCATGGGCTTCGACGAGGCCCGCGCCCGACAGTCCATTCGTTTTTCGCTAGGACCGTCGACGACCCGTGAAGAAGTCGATGATGCAATAGAGCGAGTTTCAAAAGTCGTTGACCAACTTCGTCGAATCTGAGAGACGAAGCGCGGCTAGAAGTGGAGAAGATGATGACAATGATCGAAGTCCCTGATGTTGAGGGGCGAGTCGTAATCGCGATGAGCGGTGGTGTGGATAGCTCGGTAGCGGCGGCTTTGCTCGCTGAGGAGGGGTTTGATGCGGTCGGGATCTCGATGCGTCTGTACTCCACCCCACAGGAGGATTACAGCAAAAGCTGTTGTAGCCCAGACGACCTCTTCGACGCCCGGATGGTCGCGTCCAAGTTGGGGATTCCGTTTTACGTCGCCAACTACGAGAGCGCGTTCCGTGAGCGGGTGATCGACTATTTTGTGGATGAGTATTCGCGTGGACGGACGCCAAATCCTTGTGTCGCGTGCAACAACTATCTGAAATTCGATATCTTGCTTTCACGCTCACTTGCCCTTGGTTCCAAGTTTTTGGCAACCGGGCATTTTGCTCGAATCGACCATTCAGGCGAGGTGCCTGTCATGCGTCGCGCGAAAGACGAGAACAAAGACCAGACGTACTTCTTGTTTGGCATCCCGCGAGAAGCGCTGGGCCGCATTCTCTTCCCTTTGGGCGGCATGACTAAAGACGAGGTCCGTGTCGAGGCGCGTCGCCTCGAGCTCGAAACGGCGGAAAAGGCCGAGAGTCAGGAGATTTGCTTTGTGGCGGGCGGTAACTACAAGGACTTTGTGGCTGAACGCCTCAAGGAAAAGGGCACGATTCCAGGTAAGATTGTGCATTCCAGCGGCAAGGTCTTAGCAGAGCACGATGGCATTCATAGCTTCACCATTGGCCAGCGAAAGGGCCTCGGGATTGCGTGGGATGAGCCGCTCTACGTCAAGTCGATCCATCCGAAGGACGGAACGGTAGTGGTAGGACCCAAGTCAGACTTGGCTGTCCGAGGGTTGGTGGCCGACCGATGCAACTGGTTGTCGTTTGAGCGTCCGCCAGGAGCCTTCGAGTGTGAGGTCAAGGTTCGCTATCGAAGCCAACCAGTCCCTGCGTTCGTGACGGTCGGAGCGGATCCAGACACGGCGTTTGTCGAGTTTGCGGAGCCTGTGAGGGCAGTGACTCCGGGGCAAGCTGCAGTATTCTACAGGGGAGATGAGGTCTTGGGCGGGGGATGGATTGAGGAGTCCCGCACATGAGTTTAGAGGTTGTGGCGGGTCTGCAAGAGATCATCGCCTACACGTTTGAAGACACATCGCTACTTTGCGCCGCCCTGACTCACCGCTCGTACCTGAACGAGGTCGAGGAGGTGATACCGGATAACCAGCGGCTCGAGTTTCTGGGAGACTCCGTACTCGGTCTTGTTATCGCGTCAGACCTTTATGCCCGGTTTCCTGAAGCCCACGAGGGGCAGTTGTCGACGATGCTTGCTCAAATGGTTTGTGAGCCGTCGTTGGCCGAGAGGGCACGAGAAATCGACCTCGGGTCCTTCCTCAGGCTGGGTCGAGGCGAGGAAAAGTCTGGTGGACGTTTGAGGGCGAGCCTC
This Microvenator marinus DNA region includes the following protein-coding sequences:
- the mnmA gene encoding tRNA 2-thiouridine(34) synthase MnmA: MIEVPDVEGRVVIAMSGGVDSSVAAALLAEEGFDAVGISMRLYSTPQEDYSKSCCSPDDLFDARMVASKLGIPFYVANYESAFRERVIDYFVDEYSRGRTPNPCVACNNYLKFDILLSRSLALGSKFLATGHFARIDHSGEVPVMRRAKDENKDQTYFLFGIPREALGRILFPLGGMTKDEVRVEARRLELETAEKAESQEICFVAGGNYKDFVAERLKEKGTIPGKIVHSSGKVLAEHDGIHSFTIGQRKGLGIAWDEPLYVKSIHPKDGTVVVGPKSDLAVRGLVADRCNWLSFERPPGAFECEVKVRYRSQPVPAFVTVGADPDTAFVEFAEPVRAVTPGQAAVFYRGDEVLGGGWIEESRT
- a CDS encoding cysteine desulfurase family protein, with protein sequence MNRIYLDWNATAPMLPEVQVAVLEAMKLPGNASSIHQEGQAARTIIERARRAVAKAVSSAAQGVFFTGGATESNNQILKDFVRRKPECTLICSSVEHPSVIEVVSDLSGMVATRQLKVDEAGRIDLDDLREISGPFLVSLMWANNEIGNIYPIREVADFVHERGGLLHVDGTQALGRIPINFRESGADFMSLSFHKMGGPKGVGAVVVREGLKVENMVSGGHQERGRRPGTENVPVIAGVEMAMNCLIENLGVWNSQMAELRERLFQGLAATGAVRRGDAESCLPNTLNVAWDLDGEDMLLALDLAGVAVSSGSACTAGSLEPSHVILAMGFDEARARQSIRFSLGPSTTREEVDDAIERVSKVVDQLRRI
- a CDS encoding phosphatase PAP2 family protein produces the protein MKRFTFFVFLLLLCWNTASAQSVSHELENTSPLFLGVEAGGGVALTIGARLIVGSPSETCGWCESNGFDRAGRNLLVVESASKEIGYISHGVTVGLVPALGLFGIISPALDADQGGHAIENTVMMVNAFLYTTAVAELAKGLADRQRPGVHFGRASETQAGDFVSEQNRSFFSADTAWAFTLASSASTISYLRGYEWAPYITAGTFSLATIGGAMRIMSDMHWPTDVLVGALVGSAIGFLGPFLLHSRADVAVVPSVSEGTTMMELIWQTP